One Paraglaciecola mesophila genomic region harbors:
- a CDS encoding DUF3369 domain-containing protein, which yields MNDELLFADDHEDDSSEYQGTWKILIVDDEPEIHAVTKLALSDFEFQNRNLEFISAFNGEQAREVLLNEQDIAVVLLDVVMETDDAGLKIADFIRNEANNHFIRIILRTGQPGQAPERDVIVNYDINDYKSKTELTAQKLFTVVIAALRSYRDIVAIDENRIGLEKIISASANLFQTHSLENFIQGIVQQLSSLLGGSRNAAYLTCAVAGPHSIANNQKHSLDNLFVFTGQGEYQQAAGKALPTVLSGEHLEACRVALIDKTLVYADEYLVAYCDSNTSCGSLLYLSGLPKRLTDGQKMLVEMFSKNVQIAFDNIMLTKDIEDTQREVIERLSQSTEDSDMGEHYIFRTVKVCRILGKALGLDDIQLNLLISAAPLHNVGNLCSPTRALYKQDTLSREDVQLIERHTAFGYQLLKDSNRPLIKVAAIIAKEHHEYWNGQGYPDGLQGENIHLYSRIVAVAVAYTVLRSDTAQNQAWSVQKTLEYMQARSASQFDPSIIAMLTDNIGKIEDDTLDWVR from the coding sequence ATGAACGACGAGTTGTTATTTGCAGATGATCACGAAGACGATAGTTCTGAATATCAGGGGACATGGAAGATCCTTATTGTCGATGACGAACCAGAGATCCACGCCGTCACCAAATTGGCGTTGAGTGATTTTGAATTTCAAAATAGAAACCTAGAATTCATCAGTGCATTTAACGGTGAACAAGCAAGAGAAGTCTTGCTTAATGAGCAAGATATCGCTGTCGTTCTGTTAGATGTTGTGATGGAAACAGACGATGCAGGATTAAAAATTGCCGATTTTATCCGCAATGAAGCAAACAATCATTTCATTCGTATTATTTTACGTACAGGCCAACCTGGCCAAGCCCCCGAGCGCGATGTCATCGTTAATTATGATATCAATGACTATAAATCGAAAACCGAATTAACGGCACAGAAGTTATTTACCGTTGTTATTGCGGCGCTGCGTTCTTATCGCGACATCGTTGCGATAGACGAGAATCGCATTGGTCTTGAAAAAATTATTTCTGCGTCAGCAAATTTGTTTCAAACCCATTCATTGGAAAACTTTATTCAAGGGATCGTTCAGCAACTCTCTTCCTTGCTTGGAGGCAGCAGAAATGCCGCTTATCTTACTTGTGCAGTGGCGGGCCCACATTCCATTGCCAATAATCAAAAACACTCTTTAGACAATTTATTTGTTTTTACAGGACAAGGAGAGTACCAGCAAGCAGCAGGTAAGGCATTACCTACCGTTTTATCTGGTGAGCACTTAGAAGCCTGCCGAGTTGCACTCATTGATAAAACCTTGGTTTATGCAGATGAGTATCTAGTGGCGTATTGCGACAGTAACACTAGCTGTGGCTCTTTATTGTATTTGTCTGGCTTACCGAAACGCTTAACAGATGGTCAAAAAATGTTAGTCGAAATGTTCTCGAAAAATGTGCAAATCGCGTTTGACAATATCATGCTGACAAAAGACATAGAAGATACCCAGCGAGAAGTGATAGAGCGATTGAGCCAATCGACTGAAGACAGTGATATGGGCGAACATTATATTTTTCGTACGGTAAAAGTGTGTCGCATTCTAGGCAAAGCGCTTGGACTTGATGATATCCAGTTAAACTTACTGATCTCTGCCGCACCATTGCATAATGTCGGAAATTTATGCTCACCTACACGCGCTTTGTATAAGCAGGACACCCTGTCCCGTGAAGATGTACAGTTAATTGAACGCCATACTGCATTTGGCTATCAACTACTCAAAGACTCAAACCGCCCCTTGATCAAAGTCGCTGCGATTATTGCCAAAGAGCATCACGAATACTGGAATGGACAAGGTTATCCAGATGGTCTGCAAGGAGAGAATATTCATTTATACTCGCGAATTGTTGCCGTTGCCGTTGCGTATACGGTGCTTCGCAGTGATACAGCGCAAAATCAAGCTTGGTCAGTGCAAAAAACACTCGAATACATGCAGGCGCGCAGCGCAAGTCAATTCGATCCCAGCATTATTGCTATGCTGACAGACAATATCGGAAAAATTGAGGATGATACCCTAGATTGGGTGCGTTAA
- a CDS encoding SirB2 family protein, with protein sequence MYTAVKHIHLTCIALSVLLFVLRFIWTMTQSSMLEKKWVKITPHIVDTLLILSAVTLCVLISQYPFVTPWVTEKLVGLFMYVFMVALALKMARTNFMRVIGFIGALSWIAFTALVAISKQPILFV encoded by the coding sequence ATGTACACAGCCGTAAAACATATTCATTTGACCTGTATTGCCCTAAGTGTGTTGTTATTTGTCTTACGCTTTATCTGGACCATGACTCAATCGAGTATGCTTGAGAAAAAGTGGGTGAAAATAACACCGCACATTGTTGATACCTTGCTGATTTTAAGTGCGGTTACCTTATGTGTGCTCATCAGCCAATACCCATTTGTTACCCCGTGGGTCACGGAAAAGTTGGTCGGTTTGTTTATGTACGTGTTTATGGTGGCGCTTGCCCTTAAAATGGCACGTACTAACTTTATGCGCGTAATTGGTTTTATCGGCGCATTAAGCTGGATCGCTTTCACTGCTTTGGTCGCTATTAGTAAGCAACCTATCTTATTTGTATAA
- a CDS encoding SirB1 family protein: MRSLEQAIQSNQLVCAGLLASRHSIGVDTDISDCLQQLDRWAKQAQIQAHISQPDHSAFLRLLTFFYQELAFTGAHDSADTCQPNLLHEVFAYRNGTPVTLAVILSHVAQRLGFNARCVNFPGHFLVRCDLVCTADKKVPEAFVLSTELNLAQYHKASDTKDKDTHSVMVDPINGHLLSIDALHQMYFSVIEDIDNERMPKEALDPASNDEVVVHMLHQVKSALINAKRYEHALRSIDLLIHLCPNNPYERRDRGVLLHELECPQLAIVDYQYFIRQCPQDPAATLLAQQVKHMDITPPVMH, from the coding sequence GTGCGCTCACTAGAACAAGCAATTCAAAGCAACCAACTCGTATGTGCCGGTTTATTAGCCAGTCGACACAGTATTGGAGTTGATACGGATATCTCAGACTGCTTACAGCAACTTGATCGTTGGGCGAAACAAGCGCAAATACAAGCACACATATCACAGCCAGATCATAGTGCGTTTTTACGTTTACTGACGTTCTTTTATCAAGAGTTAGCGTTTACTGGTGCCCACGACAGCGCAGATACCTGTCAACCGAACTTATTACATGAAGTGTTCGCATACAGAAATGGCACTCCGGTTACCCTAGCGGTGATTTTGAGTCATGTTGCTCAACGACTCGGTTTCAATGCCCGTTGTGTTAATTTTCCTGGGCACTTTTTAGTGCGTTGTGACCTTGTCTGTACAGCAGACAAAAAAGTGCCAGAGGCCTTCGTATTGTCGACTGAGCTTAATCTGGCGCAATACCACAAAGCGAGTGATACAAAGGACAAGGACACACACAGTGTGATGGTTGACCCCATTAACGGCCACCTTCTGAGTATTGACGCATTACACCAAATGTACTTTAGCGTGATTGAAGACATCGATAATGAACGCATGCCTAAAGAAGCGCTAGACCCCGCGAGTAACGACGAAGTCGTGGTGCATATGCTGCATCAAGTAAAATCAGCTCTGATTAATGCCAAGCGCTATGAGCACGCACTACGCAGTATCGATTTGTTGATCCACCTCTGTCCAAATAATCCCTATGAACGGCGAGACAGGGGGGTATTGCTACACGAATTAGAATGCCCGCAACTGGCGATAGTTGACTATCAATATTTTATCCGTCAATGCCCACAAGACCCGGCTGCTACCTTATTAGCTCAGCAGGTGAAACATATGGATATCACGCCGCCTGTCATGCATTAG
- the bioA gene encoding adenosylmethionine--8-amino-7-oxononanoate transaminase — protein sequence MSNSIQANLAFDQQHIWHPYTSALDPLPCYQVSGAQGVYIHLATGESLIDGCSSWWTAIHGYNRPELNQAAKVQIDNFSHVMFGGLTHQPAIDVCRKLIEMTPCGLERVFLADSGSVSVEVAMKMALQYWACQGSPNKHKFITPRNGYHGDTFAAMSVCDPVNGMHSLFTDALAQQIFAPAPQTRFAQTWNEDDIAPLEELIQRHHNELAALVLEPVVQNAGGMRIYHPEYLKRARQLCDDYGLLLICDEIATGFGRTGKLFACEHADISPDIMCVGKALTGGYVTLAATICTEDVAQGICQGDPGVFMHGPTYMGNPLACAIANASLDIIATGEWQQQVFNIEQQLTTELSRCHELEAVADVRVLGAIGVVECKSAVDVAALQRKFVAAGVWIRPFGKLVYIMPPYVIRTEELSQLTQAIYDVLA from the coding sequence TTGAGCAATTCAATTCAGGCAAATCTCGCCTTCGACCAACAACATATTTGGCACCCCTATACGTCAGCACTTGATCCACTGCCTTGCTACCAAGTGTCAGGCGCCCAAGGTGTATATATTCATTTAGCCACAGGTGAATCACTCATTGACGGATGCTCATCATGGTGGACTGCCATCCACGGCTACAACCGTCCTGAATTAAATCAAGCTGCGAAAGTGCAAATCGATAACTTCTCACACGTTATGTTTGGCGGCCTTACCCATCAGCCCGCCATTGATGTTTGCCGGAAACTAATTGAGATGACGCCTTGTGGCTTAGAACGTGTTTTCTTAGCCGATTCTGGCTCGGTATCGGTGGAAGTCGCCATGAAGATGGCCCTGCAGTATTGGGCCTGTCAAGGTAGCCCCAACAAGCACAAATTTATTACTCCGCGCAATGGCTACCATGGAGATACTTTTGCAGCAATGTCGGTATGCGATCCCGTAAATGGTATGCATTCCTTGTTTACTGACGCCCTCGCCCAGCAAATTTTTGCCCCTGCACCACAAACACGCTTTGCGCAAACTTGGAACGAAGATGACATTGCGCCATTAGAAGAATTGATTCAGCGCCATCACAACGAGTTAGCTGCACTGGTCCTAGAACCTGTCGTGCAAAATGCTGGGGGCATGCGTATCTATCACCCTGAATATCTAAAGCGCGCACGTCAATTATGTGACGACTATGGTTTGTTGCTTATTTGCGATGAAATTGCCACCGGCTTTGGCCGTACAGGTAAATTGTTTGCTTGTGAACATGCAGATATTAGCCCAGACATTATGTGTGTGGGTAAAGCCCTTACAGGTGGTTATGTCACGCTTGCTGCGACAATCTGCACCGAGGATGTGGCACAGGGGATCTGTCAAGGCGACCCTGGCGTGTTTATGCACGGCCCTACTTACATGGGGAATCCATTAGCCTGTGCGATTGCCAATGCCAGTTTAGATATTATTGCCACCGGTGAGTGGCAGCAACAAGTGTTTAATATCGAACAACAGTTAACGACAGAGTTAAGTCGATGCCACGAGCTGGAAGCGGTTGCAGATGTTCGGGTGCTTGGGGCCATCGGTGTGGTGGAATGCAAATCAGCGGTTGATGTTGCAGCGTTACAACGTAAATTTGTGGCAGCAGGCGTGTGGATCCGCCCGTTTGGCAAGCTTGTTTATATAATGCCACCCTATGTCATCCGAACTGAGGAATTGAGCCAATTAACCCAGGCTATTTATGACGTGTTGGCGTAA
- the bioB gene encoding biotin synthase BioB, with translation MSVSVNQPLSTSAIEIRHNWALDEVNALFAMPFNDLLFKAQCVHRAHFDPNYVQVSTLLSIKTGACPEDCKYCPQSARYDTGLEKERLMEIEKVIQRAREAKAAGSTRFCMGAAWRNPKERDMPYVTDMVREVKKLGLETCMTLGMLTRDQAIALKQAGLDYYNHNLDTSPEFYGDIITTRTYQDRLNTLDAVREAGMNVCSGGIVGMGETGSDRSGLLMQLANLAHHPESVPINMLVKVKGTPMENVEDLDYFEFIRTIAVARIMMPKSFVRLSAGREAMNEQMQAMCFMAGANSIFYGCKLLTTSNPDTHEDVMLFKKLGINAKQTREYSDEAHQAALLEEIQSAEAPHSAELFYDATQKKPETVAG, from the coding sequence ATGTCAGTCAGTGTCAATCAGCCTCTGAGCACCAGCGCCATCGAAATACGCCATAATTGGGCATTAGATGAAGTAAATGCATTGTTCGCCATGCCATTTAACGATTTATTATTTAAAGCGCAGTGCGTGCACAGAGCGCATTTCGACCCGAACTACGTACAAGTGAGCACCTTACTGTCGATTAAGACCGGTGCATGCCCAGAAGATTGTAAATACTGCCCACAAAGCGCCCGCTATGATACCGGCCTTGAAAAAGAGCGCTTAATGGAAATTGAAAAGGTCATTCAGCGCGCGCGTGAAGCAAAAGCGGCCGGCTCTACGCGTTTTTGCATGGGTGCCGCTTGGCGTAACCCGAAAGAACGCGACATGCCTTACGTTACCGACATGGTGCGTGAAGTGAAAAAACTGGGTTTAGAAACCTGTATGACGTTAGGCATGCTGACGCGCGACCAAGCAATCGCATTAAAACAGGCTGGTCTTGATTATTACAATCATAACTTGGATACCTCGCCTGAGTTTTATGGTGACATTATCACCACGCGCACGTATCAAGACCGATTGAATACCTTGGATGCCGTGCGCGAAGCAGGAATGAATGTCTGCTCTGGGGGCATAGTCGGTATGGGGGAAACAGGTTCAGATCGTAGCGGTTTATTGATGCAGCTCGCTAATTTAGCGCATCATCCAGAAAGCGTACCCATTAATATGTTAGTGAAGGTTAAGGGTACACCTATGGAAAATGTTGAAGATTTAGATTATTTTGAGTTTATTCGTACCATTGCGGTGGCGCGTATTATGATGCCAAAGTCTTTTGTACGTTTATCTGCGGGGCGGGAAGCCATGAACGAACAGATGCAAGCCATGTGCTTTATGGCCGGTGCAAACTCAATTTTTTACGGTTGTAAGCTACTGACTACATCAAACCCTGATACGCATGAAGATGTAATGTTATTCAAGAAACTAGGCATAAACGCGAAGCAAACCCGTGAATACTCAGATGAAGCCCATCAAGCAGCTTTACTAGAAGAGATTCAAAGCGCTGAGGCTCCTCATAGCGCTGAGTTGTTTTACGATGCGACTCAGAAAAAGCCTGAGACAGTAGCCGGTTAA
- the bioF gene encoding 8-amino-7-oxononanoate synthase: MAFDYIQAALAARRKNTLFRQVTTLDSAVGALIEIDGQHYLNFSSNDYLGMRQSSAVMQGWIDGIGQFGGGSGASPLVTGHTQAHQALQDSLAQGLEREAVLLFNSGFAANQAVCQALFQPQPSMLTGIRDSYILADKLMHASLLDGAMSCDATLRRFAHNDCTHLHTQLSKIRGAESHSQVPGGDVLVVTEGVFSMDGDQAPLTDLSALSKQHDAWLMVDDAHGFGVLGDTGMGSLEKAGLNEKEAPILMATFGKAVGTAGAFVAGSQDLIDYLTNFAKHYIYSTAMPPAQAVATLASLQAIQQSDQRALLQENIELFRQLAKSAGLPLSPSITAIQPIIVGCPKEVIALSHRLRKMGLWVSAIRSPTVPKGTDRLRITLSASHHKQDIQALVDGLTLALRELVSDN, translated from the coding sequence ATGGCGTTTGACTATATTCAGGCCGCGCTTGCTGCGCGGCGCAAAAACACATTGTTTAGGCAGGTCACAACGTTGGACTCTGCTGTCGGCGCGTTAATTGAAATAGACGGCCAGCACTATTTAAACTTTTCAAGTAACGATTACCTTGGTATGCGCCAATCAAGCGCGGTGATGCAAGGCTGGATAGACGGCATAGGTCAGTTTGGCGGCGGCAGTGGTGCCTCACCTTTGGTCACTGGGCATACTCAAGCGCACCAAGCACTGCAAGATAGCCTAGCACAAGGGCTAGAGCGCGAAGCTGTGTTGTTATTTAATTCTGGTTTTGCAGCAAATCAAGCTGTGTGTCAGGCCTTGTTTCAACCTCAACCTTCAATGCTAACCGGCATTAGAGACAGCTATATATTGGCCGATAAACTTATGCATGCCTCGTTGCTTGACGGAGCAATGAGCTGCGATGCGACCTTACGTCGTTTCGCTCATAATGATTGCACACATTTACACACCCAGTTGAGTAAAATCCGTGGCGCTGAATCACATTCTCAGGTACCAGGCGGCGATGTATTGGTGGTCACTGAAGGCGTGTTTAGTATGGACGGTGACCAAGCGCCACTTACTGATTTATCCGCGTTAAGCAAGCAGCATGATGCTTGGTTGATGGTGGACGATGCACATGGCTTTGGCGTTTTAGGCGACACCGGAATGGGGTCTCTGGAAAAGGCGGGCTTGAATGAGAAAGAGGCTCCCATATTAATGGCCACGTTTGGCAAAGCAGTAGGCACTGCGGGAGCATTCGTTGCTGGCAGCCAAGACTTAATTGACTACTTAACTAATTTTGCCAAGCATTATATATATAGTACGGCTATGCCACCTGCTCAGGCTGTTGCTACGTTGGCCAGTCTGCAAGCGATTCAGCAGAGTGATCAACGTGCGTTGTTGCAAGAGAATATTGAGCTCTTTCGCCAACTAGCCAAATCGGCAGGCTTACCGTTAAGCCCTTCAATAACCGCCATTCAACCGATAATAGTTGGTTGTCCAAAAGAGGTTATTGCCCTAAGTCATCGCCTACGCAAAATGGGCTTGTGGGTGAGTGCGATACGGTCGCCGACAGTACCCAAAGGCACAGACCGATTGCGAATTACCCTAAGCGCATCTCATCACAAACAAGATATTCAGGCCTTAGTTGATGGGCTGACGCTCGCATTGAGGGAGTTAGTCAGTGACAATTGA
- the bioC gene encoding malonyl-ACP O-methyltransferase BioC, whose protein sequence is MTIDVERYEETASNVPIIKRLERRSASVTVSSEQQLKSRIAKQFSRAATRYDSAAQVQIDIANDALAMLVNKDYHSVAKRPEQILDIGCGTGRVTRQLANMNTLQTPHILAMDIAFGMLEHAKKQVVNTTKFNNISWLQGDAEHLPLSNNKAGAVFSSMALQWCKNSRQVCSEIYRVLAPGAGGVLAIMCKGSMYELDTCWQQVDSTRKINQFTSAETWASDAKAAGLQVKVQQRNYVTLHADVRALLGSLKQIGANVITSNKQQKAISRHILHALGECYQQAFGSAEGLPLTYSVCFLTLSKPIN, encoded by the coding sequence GTGACAATTGACGTGGAGCGTTATGAAGAAACCGCATCAAACGTACCCATTATAAAACGTCTTGAACGCAGGAGTGCTTCGGTGACGGTTAGCAGCGAGCAACAGCTGAAATCCAGAATTGCAAAGCAGTTTAGCCGCGCGGCAACGCGTTACGATTCGGCTGCACAAGTCCAGATTGATATTGCCAATGATGCACTGGCGATGTTGGTTAATAAGGATTATCACAGTGTGGCTAAACGACCTGAGCAAATACTCGATATCGGGTGCGGGACAGGGCGTGTGACTCGCCAATTAGCAAATATGAACACCCTACAAACGCCCCATATTTTGGCTATGGATATCGCCTTTGGTATGCTGGAACATGCTAAAAAACAAGTAGTGAACACAACTAAGTTTAATAATATCAGTTGGTTACAAGGGGACGCCGAGCATTTACCCCTAAGCAACAATAAAGCAGGTGCGGTGTTTTCTTCAATGGCGCTGCAGTGGTGTAAAAATAGTCGTCAAGTGTGCAGTGAGATTTATCGTGTGTTAGCCCCAGGGGCAGGTGGTGTGCTGGCGATCATGTGTAAAGGGTCAATGTACGAACTAGATACTTGCTGGCAGCAGGTAGATAGCACACGTAAAATTAATCAATTTACTTCTGCTGAAACCTGGGCGAGTGATGCTAAAGCGGCTGGATTGCAGGTCAAGGTACAGCAAAGAAATTACGTGACTCTGCATGCAGATGTTCGAGCGTTACTCGGTTCTTTAAAACAAATTGGTGCTAATGTTATCACCAGCAATAAACAGCAAAAGGCTATCAGTCGTCATATCCTTCATGCTCTCGGTGAGTGTTATCAACAAGCATTTGGCAGTGCTGAAGGTTTACCCTTGACCTATAGCGTTTGTTTTTTAACGCTTAGCAAGCCTATCAACTAG
- the bioD gene encoding dethiobiotin synthase → MSLLDTHQSQVKQAFFVTGTDTEVGKTFVSCALLAACADAGLSTAAYKPVSAGCDLTPNGLRNEDALLLQQASNIALAYNEVNPIAFEEPIAPHLACAKLVAMDKGKPIELSAIHKGFNALVAKQADVLLVEGAGGWRLPLGQNNNGQEQFLSDFAIAENLPVILVVGMRLGCVNHALLTAQAIARDGLKIAGWVANMLEPDMPFLEENIQSLQQLLTAPLLARLPKAHSPESVKASFKLHQLGLTM, encoded by the coding sequence ATGTCGTTACTTGATACTCATCAATCACAGGTTAAGCAGGCTTTTTTCGTCACAGGAACAGACACTGAAGTGGGCAAAACCTTTGTTAGTTGTGCACTGTTAGCGGCATGTGCCGATGCGGGCCTCTCCACAGCTGCATACAAACCGGTCTCGGCGGGTTGCGATCTAACCCCTAATGGACTTAGAAATGAAGATGCATTGTTATTACAACAGGCAAGCAATATAGCGCTTGCTTATAATGAAGTGAATCCTATTGCTTTTGAAGAGCCAATCGCACCGCACCTTGCGTGTGCGAAGCTTGTTGCCATGGACAAAGGAAAACCGATAGAACTTAGCGCTATCCATAAGGGATTTAACGCTTTAGTCGCCAAGCAAGCCGATGTGCTTTTGGTTGAAGGGGCTGGTGGCTGGCGCTTACCTTTGGGGCAAAATAACAATGGCCAAGAACAGTTTTTGTCAGACTTTGCTATCGCAGAAAACCTGCCGGTGATTTTGGTGGTAGGCATGCGTTTAGGCTGTGTTAACCATGCACTATTAACCGCTCAAGCAATAGCTCGAGACGGATTGAAAATCGCAGGATGGGTGGCGAATATGCTCGAACCTGATATGCCGTTTTTAGAAGAAAACATCCAAAGTCTTCAACAATTACTCACTGCGCCATTGCTTGCTCGCCTACCCAAAGCACATTCCCCAGAGAGTGTAAAAGCCAGTTTTAAGCTGCATCAGCTTGGACTTACGATGTGA
- a CDS encoding TonB-dependent receptor, with product MDIFFKSAIATTLTACLLTNIDIARANDELEQITVKGRSTNLIGSAISASEGVVGQEEINLRPLLRTGELMELVPGMVATQHSGSGKANQYFLRGFNLDHGTDFATFVDGMPVNMRTHGHGQGYTDLNFIIPELVETLAYKKGPYFTEVGDFSGAGSAFFSTPNILETGMASLTLGENEYTRLLVADSVQKVANGSLLYAVEKQVYQGPWQDIDEDVSKINGLIKHSQKLNEGILSVTFMAYDNSWNSADQIPQRAVNSGIIDELGSIDTSLGGDSSRYSASTAWDSAHASLTAYFIEYDLNLFSNFTYFLDDPINGDQFEQVDERKVYGAQGHYHFDHKQSRTTVGFETRIDDIQEVGLYKTTERVRRGAVRSDEVTQSSAALYVRNTFDITPKLRTNIGIRYDYFHFDVNSLINRNINAIDLSDNTGTHHDGLVSVKGSITYQINDLFEVYMAAGQGFHSNDARGTTTTVDPNSGESVTPVDALVRSNGAELGLRVDLDDRLNASFSVWQLSLDSELLFVGDAGNTEASRPSKRQGLELTAYYRMTDNLSFDLEYSMTDSEFSDPRPEGAHIPGAIDQVLQMGVSASFSDTGYGSIRARHFGERPLIEDNSVQSDASTVINALLGKRWGAYELKLEVLNVFDSDAHDIDYFYASRLPGEASQGVEDIHYHIIEPRTYRVTVGFRF from the coding sequence ATGGATATATTTTTTAAGTCGGCAATCGCGACCACGTTAACTGCTTGTTTACTAACAAATATAGATATTGCTCGTGCTAATGACGAGCTTGAACAAATCACGGTTAAGGGGCGCTCAACGAATCTAATAGGATCGGCTATTTCCGCCTCAGAGGGGGTTGTCGGACAAGAGGAAATTAACCTAAGGCCACTGCTACGCACTGGTGAACTAATGGAGTTAGTGCCGGGCATGGTTGCCACTCAGCACAGTGGTAGCGGCAAAGCGAATCAGTATTTCCTGCGTGGTTTTAATCTTGATCACGGCACTGACTTTGCGACTTTTGTGGATGGCATGCCAGTGAATATGCGTACCCATGGTCACGGCCAGGGATACACAGATTTGAACTTCATTATTCCTGAGCTCGTAGAAACGTTGGCTTATAAAAAAGGCCCTTATTTCACCGAAGTAGGAGACTTTTCAGGCGCAGGCAGCGCATTTTTCAGCACGCCAAATATCTTAGAAACTGGTATGGCTAGTTTAACCTTAGGGGAAAATGAATATACGCGCCTTTTAGTGGCTGATAGTGTTCAAAAGGTTGCAAACGGCAGTTTGTTGTACGCAGTAGAAAAGCAAGTGTATCAAGGTCCATGGCAGGATATTGATGAAGACGTAAGTAAAATAAACGGTTTAATTAAGCACTCACAAAAGCTCAATGAGGGCATACTGTCGGTTACGTTTATGGCTTATGACAACAGCTGGAATAGCGCTGACCAAATACCGCAGCGTGCGGTTAATAGCGGGATTATTGATGAACTTGGCTCGATTGATACATCTCTTGGCGGGGATTCGAGTCGCTATAGTGCAAGTACCGCCTGGGATTCAGCGCACGCGTCGCTTACGGCGTATTTTATTGAATATGATCTCAACCTGTTTTCTAACTTTACCTACTTTCTGGATGATCCTATCAATGGTGATCAGTTTGAACAGGTAGATGAACGTAAAGTGTATGGCGCCCAGGGGCACTATCATTTCGACCATAAGCAGTCTCGCACTACGGTAGGTTTTGAAACCCGAATAGATGATATTCAAGAAGTGGGGTTGTATAAAACCACCGAGCGGGTCAGGCGAGGAGCGGTTAGAAGTGATGAGGTAACACAAAGCAGTGCCGCATTATATGTGCGTAACACCTTCGATATTACCCCTAAGCTGCGCACGAATATCGGTATTCGCTACGACTATTTTCATTTTGACGTAAACAGTTTAATTAACCGCAATATCAATGCTATTGATTTGAGCGATAACACGGGTACTCATCATGATGGGTTGGTTTCTGTTAAAGGCAGTATTACTTATCAAATTAATGATCTGTTTGAAGTGTACATGGCCGCAGGGCAGGGGTTTCATTCCAATGACGCCAGAGGAACCACAACAACAGTTGACCCAAACAGTGGTGAAAGTGTCACCCCAGTAGATGCATTAGTACGCTCAAACGGTGCAGAGCTTGGTTTACGCGTCGATTTAGACGACAGGTTAAATGCATCGTTTTCAGTATGGCAATTATCACTGGACAGCGAATTGCTCTTTGTTGGCGATGCAGGTAATACCGAGGCGAGCCGGCCTAGTAAACGCCAAGGTCTGGAGTTGACGGCATATTATCGAATGACAGATAACCTCTCCTTTGACCTAGAGTATTCTATGACCGACTCTGAATTCTCAGATCCCCGACCCGAGGGAGCGCATATACCTGGGGCGATCGACCAAGTACTACAAATGGGTGTCAGTGCGTCTTTTAGTGACACTGGCTACGGCAGCATCCGTGCTCGGCATTTTGGCGAGCGTCCTTTGATTGAAGATAATAGTGTGCAATCTGACGCCTCTACCGTAATTAATGCTTTGCTTGGTAAACGTTGGGGGGCGTACGAATTAAAACTGGAAGTGCTTAATGTGTTTGATAGTGATGCCCACGACATAGATTACTTCTATGCATCGCGATTGCCTGGTGAAGCAAGCCAAGGAGTAGAAGACATTCATTATCACATCATAGAGCCACGCACGTATAGAGTGACGGTCGGCTTTCGTTTTTAA